From Actinosynnema mirum DSM 43827, a single genomic window includes:
- a CDS encoding flavin-containing monooxygenase, translating to MDDDVDVIVVGAGFAGIGMAASALRAGFSALVLEKARDVGGVWRDNTYPGAACDVPSSLYSFSFAPEPGWPRRYSGQADIHAYLRRVAAETGVLPRVRFGAEVVSADYDEPAARWRVTLADGREHVARFLVTAVGQLSRPAVPDLPGAADYPGRVFHSSRWDHDLDLTGLRVAVVGTGASAIQFVPEIRRVAARVTVFQRTPPHVIPKPDRAYTRWHTALYRAFPPAQAVGRATTWVAGEFLTAAITAVPAFGKAVEAAFHLHLRRQVADPALRAALVPDHPVGCQRVLFSNTWYPALTSDNVDLVTSPAAGFTPRGLRSADGVEHPVDVVVHGTGFAATEFLVPVAVRGRGGALLADRWRDGARAHLGLTVPGFPNLFVLYGPNTNLGGNSVLQMVEPQVGYVTTLLERMRAHGLSSAEVRPEVADAFDREVQDRLGRTAWARCRSWYRVESGRIVSNWPGQVWEYRRRTARPDPRHFRFTRP from the coding sequence GTGGACGACGACGTCGACGTGATCGTGGTGGGTGCGGGCTTCGCCGGGATCGGCATGGCCGCCTCGGCGTTGCGCGCCGGGTTCAGCGCGCTGGTGCTGGAGAAGGCGCGGGACGTGGGCGGGGTGTGGCGGGACAACACCTATCCGGGGGCCGCGTGCGACGTGCCGTCCTCGCTCTACTCGTTCTCCTTCGCCCCCGAGCCGGGCTGGCCGCGCCGCTACTCCGGGCAGGCCGACATCCACGCCTACCTGCGACGCGTCGCCGCCGAGACCGGCGTGCTGCCGCGCGTGCGGTTCGGCGCCGAGGTCGTCTCCGCCGACTACGACGAGCCCGCCGCCCGCTGGCGGGTCACCCTGGCCGACGGGCGCGAGCACGTCGCGCGGTTCCTGGTCACCGCCGTCGGCCAGCTGTCCCGGCCCGCCGTCCCCGACCTGCCCGGCGCCGCCGACTACCCCGGCCGCGTCTTCCACAGCTCCCGCTGGGACCACGACCTCGACCTCACCGGGCTGCGCGTGGCCGTCGTCGGCACCGGGGCGAGCGCGATCCAGTTCGTGCCGGAGATCCGCCGGGTCGCCGCGCGGGTGACCGTCTTCCAGCGCACCCCGCCGCACGTCATCCCCAAGCCGGACCGCGCCTACACCCGGTGGCACACCGCCCTCTACCGCGCGTTCCCGCCCGCCCAGGCCGTCGGCCGGGCCACGACGTGGGTCGCGGGGGAGTTCCTCACCGCCGCCATCACCGCCGTGCCCGCGTTCGGCAAGGCCGTCGAGGCCGCGTTCCACCTGCACCTGCGCCGCCAGGTCGCCGACCCCGCGCTGCGCGCCGCGCTCGTCCCCGACCACCCGGTCGGCTGCCAGCGCGTGCTGTTCTCCAACACCTGGTACCCGGCGCTGACCAGCGACAACGTCGACCTCGTGACCTCGCCCGCCGCCGGTTTCACCCCGCGCGGGCTGCGCTCGGCCGATGGTGTCGAGCACCCGGTCGACGTGGTCGTGCACGGCACCGGGTTCGCCGCCACCGAGTTCCTCGTGCCCGTGGCGGTCCGGGGGCGCGGCGGCGCGCTCCTGGCCGACCGCTGGCGCGACGGGGCCCGCGCCCACCTCGGCCTGACCGTCCCCGGCTTCCCGAACCTGTTCGTGCTCTACGGCCCCAACACCAACCTCGGCGGCAACTCGGTCCTGCAGATGGTCGAGCCGCAGGTCGGGTACGTCACCACCCTGCTGGAGCGGATGCGCGCGCACGGCCTGAGCAGCGCCGAGGTCCGCCCCGAGGTCGCGGACGCGTTCGACCGCGAGGTGCAGGACCGGCTCGGCCGCACCGCCTGGGCGCGCTGCCGCAGCTGGTACCGGGTCGAGAGCGGGCGGATCGTGAGCAACTGGCCCGGCCAGGTCTGGGAGTACCGGCGCAGGACGGCGCGCCCCGACCCGAGGCACTTCCGCTTCACCCGCCCCTGA
- a CDS encoding AraC family transcriptional regulator, producing the protein MPPLADPAVRHWDFPRGVAGVALLVRFGVERGLAETDLLAGSGLVAADLVDPDGEVSAHQELRVVRALAEALPDAGVELGGRYHATTFGVLGFAFLSSRSVRDAVDVALRFLDLSFAFCIPSASVSDGVVRVLLDTAGLPDPVGRFLAERDLAAVHSVIGELLPGGLPLRSVVFGFPEPGEVAVHERVFGLRPVFGAPVTAAVYDAGLLDRPLPQADPHTVAACEAQCRRLVARRRERGGIAHEVRERLAGPGALDCGMDRVARELSVSTRTLRRRLAGAGTSYRELLDEVREALAERLLRGGALSVEEAARRLGYAEASSFIHAFKRWKGVTPATWRGGDQPSSTSPAE; encoded by the coding sequence ATGCCCCCTCTCGCCGACCCGGCCGTGCGGCACTGGGACTTCCCGCGCGGCGTCGCGGGCGTGGCGCTGCTGGTCCGGTTCGGGGTCGAGCGCGGGCTCGCCGAGACCGACCTGCTGGCGGGCAGCGGGCTGGTGGCGGCGGACCTGGTCGACCCGGACGGGGAGGTCAGCGCGCACCAGGAGCTGCGGGTGGTGCGGGCGCTCGCGGAGGCGCTGCCCGACGCGGGCGTCGAGCTGGGCGGGAGGTACCACGCGACCACGTTCGGGGTGCTCGGGTTCGCGTTCCTGAGCAGCCGGAGCGTGCGGGACGCGGTGGACGTGGCGCTGCGGTTCCTGGACCTGAGCTTCGCGTTCTGCATCCCGAGCGCGTCGGTGTCGGACGGGGTGGTGCGGGTGCTGCTGGACACCGCCGGGCTGCCGGACCCGGTGGGGCGGTTCCTGGCCGAGCGGGACCTGGCGGCGGTGCACTCGGTGATCGGCGAGCTGCTGCCGGGCGGGTTGCCGCTGCGCTCGGTGGTGTTCGGGTTCCCGGAGCCGGGCGAGGTGGCCGTCCACGAGCGGGTGTTCGGGCTGCGGCCGGTGTTCGGGGCGCCGGTGACGGCGGCGGTGTACGACGCGGGCCTGCTGGACCGGCCGCTGCCGCAGGCCGACCCGCACACCGTGGCGGCGTGCGAGGCGCAGTGCCGCAGGCTGGTGGCGCGGCGGCGCGAGCGGGGCGGGATCGCGCACGAGGTGCGGGAGCGGCTGGCCGGGCCGGGCGCGCTGGACTGCGGCATGGACCGGGTGGCGCGGGAGCTGTCGGTGAGCACCCGGACGCTGCGGCGCAGGCTCGCCGGGGCGGGGACGAGCTACCGGGAGCTGCTGGACGAGGTGCGGGAGGCGCTGGCCGAGCGGTTGCTGCGGGGCGGGGCGCTGTCGGTGGAGGAGGCGGCGCGGCGGCTCGGGTACGCGGAGGCGTCGAGCTTCATCCACGCGTTCAAGCGCTGGAAGGGCGTGACGCCCGCGACGTGGCGCGGGGGCGATCAGCCGAGCAGCACGAGCCCCGCCGAGTAG